The stretch of DNA CTTGCCGAGCCCTTCCCGGCGCCGGGCCCGGCCCTGATCGCGATGGCCGTCGGCCTCCTGAGTTATGGCGGTCTGACCAGCGTCCTCTTCCTCCTCTCGCTCCGCAGGGTCGGGTCGGCGCGGACCGGGTCGCTCCTTGCGATCTCGCCGTTTTTCGGGATCGTCGTCTCGTTCGCCCTCTTCGCCGCCCCGCCAGACGGCCCCTTCTACCTCGCCCTCCCGGTGATGGCCCTCGGGGCGTGCCTCCTGGTCACCGAGCGCCACTCCCACCCCCACGAGCACCCGCCGGTAGTCCACGAGCACCGGCACCGGCACGACGATCTCCACCACGAGCACCACCACCTGCCCTGCACGCCTCTGCCGGACCGGAACGGCGAGCACTCCCACTCACATGCCCACGAGGGGATCAGGCACGAGCACCCGCACGTGCCTGATATCCACCACCGCCACCGGCATGATTGAGTTATAATACCTCTTAAAAATCAAATATCTCTATTCGGGGCGCATTTCTCCCTCTATGCACATGATGCATACCCTTATATGCTCTCAGCAGAAAAGGGTGCAGAAGAATGTACAATATAGTGGAGTTGATTACCTGACAAATCCTGGAAGAAAAAACGATAAAGGACCTGAAGAAGAGATCGTACGGGTGCGTTTGCCGAACAAGCGCAACAGAGAGATGTTTGCGAGTGCCGATCTGATGCTCGGCGCAAACCATATCAGGGTTCGCTGCTTTGACGGAGAGACCCGCGTCGGCAGGATCAAGGGGAAGATTAAAAAGCGCGTCTGGATCCGGGAAGGCGACGTCCTGATCGTGGTCCCGTGGGACTTCCAGGCCGATAAGTGCGATATTATCTACCGTTATACCCGCCCGCAGGTGGACTGGCTCCGCGGCCACGGTTATCTCTAAAAAAATACTTTTTTTCGGCGCTCAGACAGAGAGCACCAGGATATCGTATTTTTTGACGATCAGACGATCTGCACTGATTGTGTAGGTGTCAGGGGCCGTTTTGGACATCCCGAGGCTCCCGGTGAGATAGTTCTCCCAGGCCTTCGAGAAGTTGCTGGCGGGATCCGGGGTGTAGACAACCTGCACGGTTCCCCCTGCGGTGGTGTTATCCATCAGGGTCTCTGTTTTGTCGAGTTTCAATCTGACCCCGCCCATTCCGCTCCTGGCCATCGTGCCGGTGGCGTTCAGGGCGATGAGGTTGATCACCAGGGTGTCGCTCGCGTCGTCGAAGTACCACCGCGGTTCGGCGAGCATCGACGATCCGCCGGCCTGCGCCCGGATCACCGCCCCGCTTTCCAGGGCGATGGCGGCGTCCTGGTTGTCCGAGTCATAAAGGAGCATGCCCGGAGAGAACGATCTGGTGGTCTCGGCCCCGCCCGGACTCTCTTTCCAGGTGATATTGAATCTCTGGTCCGTCTCGCTGGTGTTCACCACCGCCAGCGACCCGCCGCTCACCTGCATCGAGGTCTCCTTGTACGGGACGTTCTTGTAGCAGAGGCTCTTGATATCGTTCTGGAGCACGACCGTCGTCTGCTCCATGTTCCGCACGTCGGCGTTGCTCTGCTGCTGCATGAGCATCGGGTAGCCGTACAGGGTGATCAGGGCGATCCCGGTCAGCACCAGCCCGAAGATGATGATGAACCCGATCGCCTCGGAGACCGCTTCTTCGTTGTTTCCTGCTGAAATTTTCATCTTAAACCCCGCTCGAGTTGTAGACGATCCGGTTGATCCCGCCCCCGGTCGTGCTGCCGGTCACGCCCATCGTCGCCCCGATCCCGGCGATGGCGATCCGGCTCCTGATATCGCCCCGGGAGATCATCACCACCTGGTCCCCCCCGCTCCCGTCCAGGTCGACGGCATAGTCCTGGCCGGCCACGTCGTCAGGGATATCGAACTCGGTAGCGATCGTCCCGTTGTCCGGGGCGATCATGTAGACGTCCACGACCCTGGTGGAAAGGCCGTTGCCGATGTCCACGAAGGAGTGGTAGGCGAGTTTGTTCGCCGGGCCCTCCATGAAGACGGCGTTCACGGCGAACATCGTGATCACCAGGAGCACCACCAGGATGCCGGTGATGGTGACGTATTCGATCATGCTTGTCGCGCCGTCTTCGTCAGTAATGGATCGTTGCGTCATACTCTGTCACCCCGTTGTTGAAGTGCAATTTCGTTAGGTTATATTTTATTCCGGTTCCTGACGTGGTGATCTTATTGACCGAATAATTCACGATGGTGTTTTTTCTGGTCTCTTCGAGGACGAGGATGTCCTGATGGAGGGACGCGTTGATCGCACCGTCGTACACGTCTCCGGTATCGATGAGGGTGAAGACCTCGCTCTGGAGGTCCCTGATCTCGCTCTTCGGGAATTCGAGCACGCCCTCCGCGGTCGTCTGCCCGACCAGGGTCGCCTGGTTGATGACCAGCGCCAGGAAGAAGATGGAGACCGCCACGATAAAGCCCATCATCACGATCCACTGCCCCTCGTCGTCTAATTTCTCCATATGAGCACCTCCAGCATCACGACTCGATCTCTGTCAATAAAGTCTGTGGGCGTGCCTGTCGGTTTGCCCGGGATTGTTGCGAGTCTCGTCACCCGCACCGCCTGCTCGTAACCGGTCCTTCCGCCGTCGAATCCGAATGGTGTTGTGTTGATCTTGCTGTCGGCCTTCCTGTACAAGACCCCGGCGGCGAACTGGAGGGTGTCGTTGGCCCCTGTGGTTCTGTTGTTCAACAGTGAACCGAACTCGCTTCTGAAATCGGGGGTGTTCCATGTCCTGAGGTAGCGCGTGAGGTTGCTCTCCTCACCCTCCTCTGCGGGCGTGTCCATCACCAGGAGGACGTCGTTTCCCAGCACCTCCAGCTGCATGTCGGTGATATGGGAGTCGCCGGGCGTGTAGATGCTCGTCGTGCCTGCCACGAGGTACACGGTGGCCAGGATCACGAAGGCGGCGGCGATCCCCTCCATCGTGTAGAGCTGGGCCGAGTCGTCTACCATACTGCCACCTCCAGCACGGCGGGTTTCAGGAGCGGCTTCGTGACGTTGCGCAGGTCGGTCGGGGTGTAGGGGAAGGTGCCGGTGATGTTAGTGTTCTGGTTTTCAGTGTTTTCGAACTCGAAAACTACATCTATTCTATCTCTGTATGGTATTTCGTAAAGGAGCCCTGGTTTAATGAGCAAGGAGATATTGCTACTCACGTTTATTGGGCTGTCACCGTCTTCTATTGGAGGTTTTTTAATCTCTCCATCGACACGGAAGAGGATAAACCGGGTCGACTGTGTTTCAGTGATAGGTATTTTGCTGTCATGCTTGAGCGTCACCTTCGTAAGGCTGGCATTAACTGCTGTTTCATTCTGGGTTTTGTCCAGGTTGTCAAGGGTGATCGCTATCTCCTCTCCTAAAGGATCGACCCGGTACGCCGGCGACGGCGCCAGCAGATCGGTGAAGTTCAGGCTGACGCTGAAGGTCGAGGTCGCCCCCGGCGCCGTCGCCGGATCAGCAGCATAATCTTTCAGCACACTCTCATTGGAGAAGTCCAGCCTCGCCGAACTGGCGTTCTTCACCAGCACCACCCTCCTGATAGAGCCGTACTCCCCGTCCGGAGTTTCGTCGCCGAGGTGGTACTCGAATGACTCGTCCTTCGCCTTCAGGGTGATGTTAAAGGAGTATGGGATATCTGAAAAGAATACTCTGCTCCGGTAGAACGCGGGGTCTTCTCTGTACTTCGTCTGGTTTAAAAACCGCGCGACCTTTGCAATCGAAAGAATATTTGGCGTTTCCTTCGAGACTGCAAGCCCCATCCGCTGTATTTCATCGTCCCGTTTGATCTCCCACCGGGATCCCACCCCTCCATTCACATCCTCAAACCACCCCGGGTCCTCGGCGAGGATCACCGAGGTGCGGTAGGCGACGCCGTCGTAGTCGATCGTGGCGCTCTGGAGCCCTGCGAGCATCCCGGGCACCATCCCGGCCGCGACGATGAGGGAGAGGAGAAAGATCGTGAACCCCGCGAGGAAATCTATGGACATGAGGGCGTCGTCGTTTATCCGGGCCATTCAGATCGCCTCGCCGGTGCGTGCATCGAAGGTGGCGGCGTCGGGGCGGTCGCTGTGCGACCGTATGGTATAGGTGCCGTCCTCCAGCAGCAGGTCGGTCTGCTTTCCGGGAATGCCGATCGTCGCCGCGTGCAGGCGGTAGAGGTCGCCGGGCATCACGATCTCGTCGAGGTGGAGGGGTTCGTCGGGCAGGGCCCCGCTCCATGCAAACCTCGACCACGTGCCGCGAGAATAGACGAGGAGAGAGGTGGCGTTCTCCTGGCGCACGCCGAGCACCCAGGTGCCCGCGCTCGCCGTTTCGGTGACGGCGGTGCCGCTCACCATGACGACCTGCATGCCGGTGACGTTCTCCAGCCCTTCCCCTGCGAGCATATCGAGTTCTTCGAGCGCCGTTTCGAGATCCGTCTTCGTTTCCAGAACCGGGCGGGTGATGTCCTGGATCCCGGCACCCTCACCTGACGGCTGAGAGGGCGCCGAGGTGCACCCGCAGACGACGGAGAACGCGAAGATGCAGCAGATCGCCAGAATGAGCGGGGGGATAGGCTTCATATCTGTGATCCTCTTTAGGGTGGTTACTATATATATCGATCGAATCTCTATTATCGGTTTCAGATAGTTAGAATTCTGTTTTACGTCATTATGTCTCTCTTTGTCCGGCTGTGCCCCTTCCCGGTCCACGGATCGATCTGCGGGGGTGTGCCGGGCCGCAGGCGCCGGAGATCGTATGGTAATACTTTTTTCATATCAGGTATTACCCTATCGTATGCAATCACCAACATACGAGGATGTGATCCGCTTCCACGGTCACACCTGCCCGGGCGTCACCTTCGGCTACCGTGCTGCCGGGATCGCCATGGAGCGGACCGGTTCGGTGCGGGCGCCCGACGAAGAGCTCGTCGTCATCGTCGAGAACGACGCCTGCGGCGTGGACGCCTTCCAGGTCATCACCGGCTGCACCGTCGGGAAGGGAAACCTTCTCCTCCGCGA from Methanofollis liminatans DSM 4140 encodes:
- the eif1A gene encoding translation initiation factor eIF-1A, which translates into the protein MHMMHTLICSQQKRVQKNVQYSGVDYLTNPGRKNDKGPEEEIVRVRLPNKRNREMFASADLMLGANHIRVRCFDGETRVGRIKGKIKKRVWIREGDVLIVVPWDFQADKCDIIYRYTRPQVDWLRGHGYL
- a CDS encoding DUF7289 family protein — protein: MKISAGNNEEAVSEAIGFIIIFGLVLTGIALITLYGYPMLMQQQSNADVRNMEQTTVVLQNDIKSLCYKNVPYKETSMQVSGGSLAVVNTSETDQRFNITWKESPGGAETTRSFSPGMLLYDSDNQDAAIALESGAVIRAQAGGSSMLAEPRWYFDDASDTLVINLIALNATGTMARSGMGGVRLKLDKTETLMDNTTAGGTVQVVYTPDPASNFSKAWENYLTGSLGMSKTAPDTYTISADRLIVKKYDILVLSV
- a CDS encoding DUF7288 family protein — encoded protein: MVDDSAQLYTMEGIAAAFVILATVYLVAGTTSIYTPGDSHITDMQLEVLGNDVLLVMDTPAEEGEESNLTRYLRTWNTPDFRSEFGSLLNNRTTGANDTLQFAAGVLYRKADSKINTTPFGFDGGRTGYEQAVRVTRLATIPGKPTGTPTDFIDRDRVVMLEVLIWRN